From [Clostridium] symbiosum, a single genomic window includes:
- a CDS encoding carbohydrate ABC transporter permease: MMRGKRLSDYLVEIAGGAILLLAMIFCLFPFLLMISSSLTSEASLIRDGYGLIPREFSLAAYEYLVKELGTIGHAYGITLLVTAVGVTASLVMTLLLGYVMARKTFPFRKFLTVYVLLTMLFNGGLVPTYLIYTQMFHIRDTLGALIVPNLLLSGFNVILVKNYFASTIPEEIYEAAELDADNELKIFWYVALPMSKPIVATVGLFTMLNYWNDWLNGLYYVNEPQLFSIQNLLNRILNDMNYLQSGEMLMDVGYVLPSMSIRMAIALISLLPVVLIFPVFQKYFVKGITFGAVKG; encoded by the coding sequence ATGATGAGAGGAAAAAGGTTAAGTGATTACCTTGTGGAAATAGCGGGCGGCGCGATACTGCTTCTGGCGATGATATTCTGCCTGTTTCCCTTTTTGCTGATGATATCGTCTTCCCTGACCTCGGAGGCCTCCCTGATTCGGGACGGTTACGGGCTGATTCCGCGTGAGTTTTCGCTGGCGGCTTATGAATATCTGGTCAAAGAACTTGGAACCATCGGGCATGCGTACGGTATCACTCTGCTCGTCACGGCGGTGGGGGTGACGGCCAGCCTTGTGATGACGCTGCTGTTAGGGTACGTGATGGCCAGGAAGACATTTCCCTTCCGGAAATTTCTGACGGTCTATGTGCTTTTGACCATGCTGTTTAACGGCGGGCTGGTTCCGACCTACCTTATTTATACACAGATGTTCCATATCCGTGATACCCTGGGAGCCCTCATTGTTCCCAATTTACTTCTGAGCGGATTTAATGTAATATTAGTTAAGAACTACTTTGCATCCACGATCCCGGAGGAGATTTACGAAGCAGCGGAGCTGGATGCGGATAATGAACTGAAAATTTTCTGGTATGTTGCCCTGCCGATGTCGAAGCCGATTGTTGCGACGGTCGGCCTCTTTACGATGCTGAACTACTGGAATGACTGGCTGAACGGACTCTATTACGTCAATGAGCCGCAGCTTTTCAGTATCCAGAACCTGTTGAACCGGATTCTGAATGATATGAACTATCTTCAGTCGGGGGAAATGCTGATGGATGTGGGATATGTGCTTCCTTCCATGAGTATTCGGATGGCGATTGCGTTAATATCCCTGCTGCCGGTCGTGCTTATTTTTCCGGTTTTCCAGAAATACTTTGTCAAGGGGATTACGTTTGGAGCTGTGAAGGGCTAG
- a CDS encoding ABC transporter permease subunit has product MKSRRYYKRKNTFFLFLMLLPGCLYLLINNYLPMAGITVAFKDYNPLKGIWGSEFCGGKNFEFLFKTADIFYVMKNTVLYNAVFLILTTAGGIVLAILLSGVRNKILVRILQTVYLLPTLVSSVVLTYMVLTILDEKSGFFNSALFPALGLNPVAWYSEPKVWIVLLPLLNLWSNVGQTSIIYYASLISFDRTYYEASAMDGASRLQQAVYITVPLLKRTIALMVVLALGRLFTSNFGLFYQIPMDSGALYSTTNVLDTYVYRGLIQLNDIGMASAAGLIQSLLGFALVFLTNWGLQKYSPENSIF; this is encoded by the coding sequence ATGAAATCACGCAGGTATTATAAAAGAAAAAATACATTCTTTTTATTTCTCATGCTGCTGCCCGGATGTCTTTATCTTCTGATCAACAACTATCTCCCGATGGCGGGAATTACCGTGGCTTTTAAAGATTACAATCCCTTAAAGGGAATCTGGGGGAGTGAGTTCTGTGGCGGTAAGAACTTTGAATTCCTTTTTAAAACAGCCGATATTTTCTATGTCATGAAAAATACGGTGCTTTACAATGCCGTTTTTCTTATATTGACCACGGCCGGCGGGATTGTGCTGGCGATTCTTTTAAGCGGGGTGAGGAACAAGATTCTGGTGCGCATCCTTCAGACCGTTTACTTACTTCCAACCCTGGTATCCAGCGTGGTTCTCACCTATATGGTTCTTACGATACTGGATGAAAAGTCAGGTTTTTTCAACAGCGCGCTTTTTCCCGCACTCGGGTTAAATCCGGTTGCCTGGTACAGTGAGCCTAAAGTGTGGATTGTATTGCTGCCCCTTCTGAACCTGTGGTCCAATGTCGGGCAGACGAGCATCATTTATTATGCTTCCCTAATCAGCTTTGACCGAACTTACTATGAAGCGTCGGCCATGGACGGAGCTTCGCGCCTCCAACAGGCAGTCTACATTACGGTTCCGCTGCTGAAAAGGACGATTGCGCTTATGGTAGTGTTGGCGCTGGGACGGCTGTTTACCTCCAACTTCGGGTTATTTTATCAGATTCCTATGGATTCAGGCGCGCTGTACAGTACGACGAATGTGCTGGATACCTATGTGTACCGGGGGCTGATTCAGTTAAATGATATCGGGATGGCATCCGCAGCGGGGCTTATACAGTCACTTTTGGGTTTTGCCCTGGTATTTTTGACAAATTGGGGACTGCAGAAGTACAGTCCGGAAAACTCGATTTTTTAG
- the ppdK gene encoding pyruvate, phosphate dikinase: MAKWVYKFEEGSAAMRNLLGGKGCNLAEMTNLGMPIPQGFTVTTEACTEYYNSGKQITQEIQDQIFEAITWLEGINGKKFGDTEDPLLVSVRSGARASMPGMMDTILNLGLNDVAVEGFAKKTGNPRFAYDSYRRFIQMYSDVVMEVPKSHFEKIIDAMKEEKGVHFDTELTADDLKELAQKFKAVYKEAMNGEEFPQEPKDQLMGAVKAVFRSWDNPRAIVYRRMNDIPGDWGTAVNVQTMVFGNKGETSGTGVAFTRNPSTGEKGIYGEYLINAQGEDVVAGVRTPQPITQLEKDLPDCYKQFMDLAMKLEKHFRDMQDMEFTIEEGKLYFLQTRNGKRTAPAALQIACDLVDEGMITEEEAVCRIEAKSLDQLLHPTFNPAALKAGEVIGSALPASPGAAAGKVYFTADEAKAAGKGGRGERVILVRLETSPEDIEGMHAAQGILTVRGGMTSHAAVVARGMGTCCVSGCGEIKIDEEAKTFTLGGHTFHEGDYISLDGSTGKIYKGDIETQEASVSGNFERIMVWADKFRTLKVRTNADTPADTLNAVKLGAEGIGLCRTEHMFFEADRIMKIRKMILSETVEAREEALNELIPFQKGDFKAMYKALEGRPMTVRYLDPPLHEFVPHTEEEQAELAQNMGLTLAEVKAKVDELHEFNPMMGHRGCRLAVTYPEIAKMQTRAVMEAAIEVKEECGFDIVPEIMIPLVGEKKELKFVKDVVVEVAEQVKKEKNSDMQYHIGTMIEIPRAALTADAIAEEAEFFSFGTNDLTQMTFGFSRDDAGKFLDSYYKAKIYESDPFARLDQTGVGQLVEMAVKKGRQTRSDLKCGICGEHGGDPSSVEFCHKVGLNYVSCSPFRVPIARLAAAQAALNNK; encoded by the coding sequence ATGGCAAAATGGGTTTATAAGTTCGAAGAAGGCAGTGCAGCAATGAGAAACCTTCTCGGAGGCAAAGGCTGCAACCTTGCAGAGATGACCAACTTAGGAATGCCGATTCCACAGGGCTTCACAGTAACAACAGAGGCTTGTACAGAGTACTACAACAGTGGAAAACAGATCACACAGGAAATTCAGGATCAGATTTTCGAAGCAATTACCTGGTTAGAGGGTATCAATGGTAAGAAATTCGGAGATACAGAAGATCCGTTACTGGTATCTGTACGTTCCGGTGCACGTGCTTCCATGCCTGGTATGATGGACACAATCCTGAACCTTGGCTTAAATGACGTTGCAGTGGAAGGCTTTGCAAAGAAGACAGGAAATCCAAGATTTGCATATGATTCTTACAGAAGATTTATCCAGATGTATTCCGACGTAGTTATGGAAGTTCCGAAGTCCCATTTCGAGAAAATCATCGATGCGATGAAAGAAGAAAAAGGCGTACACTTCGATACAGAATTAACTGCCGATGACTTAAAAGAACTGGCTCAGAAGTTCAAAGCCGTTTACAAAGAGGCTATGAACGGCGAAGAGTTCCCACAGGAACCGAAGGATCAGTTAATGGGCGCTGTTAAAGCCGTATTCCGTTCCTGGGACAACCCACGTGCCATCGTTTACCGCCGTATGAATGATATCCCTGGCGACTGGGGTACCGCAGTAAACGTACAGACCATGGTATTTGGTAACAAGGGTGAGACAAGCGGTACAGGCGTTGCCTTTACACGTAACCCATCCACAGGTGAAAAAGGCATTTACGGTGAGTACCTGATCAATGCACAGGGCGAGGACGTTGTTGCCGGCGTTCGTACACCACAGCCTATTACACAGTTAGAGAAAGATCTTCCGGACTGCTACAAACAGTTTATGGATCTGGCTATGAAGCTGGAAAAACATTTCCGTGATATGCAGGATATGGAGTTCACAATTGAAGAGGGCAAACTTTACTTCTTACAGACACGTAACGGCAAGAGAACAGCTCCGGCTGCACTTCAGATTGCCTGCGATTTAGTAGACGAAGGCATGATCACAGAGGAAGAGGCTGTTTGCAGAATCGAAGCAAAATCCCTTGATCAGTTACTTCACCCAACATTCAACCCGGCAGCTTTAAAGGCCGGCGAAGTAATCGGTTCCGCACTTCCTGCATCACCAGGCGCTGCAGCAGGTAAAGTTTACTTTACTGCAGATGAAGCAAAGGCAGCAGGCAAAGGCGGCAGAGGCGAGAGAGTCATCCTGGTTCGTCTGGAGACATCCCCAGAGGATATCGAGGGTATGCATGCAGCTCAGGGTATCCTGACTGTCCGCGGCGGTATGACAAGCCACGCAGCCGTAGTTGCACGTGGTATGGGTACATGCTGTGTATCCGGATGCGGTGAGATTAAGATCGATGAGGAGGCTAAGACCTTCACACTTGGCGGACATACCTTCCATGAGGGAGACTACATCTCCTTAGACGGTTCCACCGGTAAGATTTACAAGGGCGACATCGAGACACAGGAAGCTTCCGTAAGCGGAAACTTTGAGCGTATCATGGTATGGGCCGACAAGTTCAGAACTTTAAAAGTCCGTACAAATGCCGACACACCGGCTGATACTTTAAATGCTGTAAAACTGGGTGCAGAGGGCATCGGCCTTTGCCGTACGGAGCATATGTTCTTCGAAGCCGACAGAATTATGAAGATCAGAAAGATGATCCTTTCCGAAACAGTAGAAGCAAGAGAAGAAGCACTGAACGAATTAATCCCATTCCAGAAGGGCGACTTCAAGGCAATGTACAAAGCCCTGGAAGGCAGACCAATGACCGTTCGTTACCTGGATCCGCCGCTGCATGAGTTTGTTCCTCATACAGAAGAAGAGCAGGCTGAACTGGCTCAGAACATGGGTCTTACCTTAGCAGAAGTAAAAGCAAAAGTTGACGAATTACACGAGTTCAACCCAATGATGGGTCATCGTGGCTGCCGTCTTGCAGTTACCTATCCGGAGATTGCAAAGATGCAGACAAGAGCCGTTATGGAAGCCGCTATCGAAGTAAAAGAAGAGTGCGGATTTGATATCGTTCCAGAGATCATGATTCCGTTGGTAGGCGAGAAAAAAGAGCTTAAGTTCGTTAAGGATGTAGTAGTTGAAGTTGCCGAGCAGGTTAAGAAAGAGAAAAATTCCGACATGCAGTACCACATCGGTACCATGATTGAGATTCCTCGTGCCGCTCTTACAGCAGACGCTATTGCTGAAGAGGCAGAGTTCTTCTCTTTCGGTACAAACGACTTAACACAGATGACATTCGGATTCTCCCGTGATGATGCAGGCAAGTTCCTGGATTCTTACTACAAAGCAAAAATTTATGAGTCCGATCCATTCGCAAGACTTGACCAGACAGGTGTTGGCCAGTTAGTAGAGATGGCAGTTAAGAAAGGCCGTCAGACACGTTCTGACCTTAAGTGCGGTATCTGCGGCGAGCACGGCGGAGATCCGTCTTCTGTAGAGTTCTGCCACAAAGTAGGCCTTAACTACGTATCCTGCTCCCCATTCCGTGTGCCGATCGCACGTCTGGCAGCAGCACAGGCAGCTCTGAATAACAAATAA
- a CDS encoding sensor histidine kinase produces MQKIPWYQKIQIQIPVIVFLIILIPAAAFGSYDISTSREAQLKAAETQTAERLYETSLLMQDVMKELESTGKTLSGSREFLELLKKYLESPEEPGLQSGLLLALGQSSWPNNYIEHMYLLSDNPPSILSSDPDEKLPDPEGTGRLLYQAWLDGMQGQTTWSLLPAYENGETRLACWRAIPGNKNTEHASLVSVLKNGYLENIMAGLRGREGSLNVIGSYQGRLLYCDASDDGSIMPDEMLAENPLFREAYSKTENTGSYFAVADGRRWLVGFYTSLEDGWKYMCAVPEQQIYTGIADRKFIGILFISGLAGVLLGSLILYFLVVRPLGKLQKKMELMEKGQLEPLGFSGGKNEIGLVLRAYDHMIIRLKKLIDEVYVQQLLRKQAELSSLQSQMDEHFLYNTLNTIYCKADEEKANVSAAMILKLSQYFRLNLARGQEKIPLNEILEMLRAYLQIQQMRYGQAMECRIETFPDMDSYLSLKQLYQPIVENAIVHGFEKKPGNHCLRIRFQKTGTRLRFTVQDDGIGMSDETCREVLSEMAVFDHVRGKGYALRNIREQIRITYGEDYGISMESRPGQGTTVILEVPLERRNKCSENIQ; encoded by the coding sequence ATGCAAAAAATTCCATGGTATCAAAAAATCCAGATTCAGATTCCGGTGATTGTTTTTCTCATCATTCTGATTCCTGCCGCCGCGTTCGGCTCCTATGACATCAGCACGTCCAGAGAGGCGCAGTTGAAAGCGGCGGAGACTCAGACGGCGGAACGCCTCTATGAAACCTCCCTGCTGATGCAGGACGTCATGAAAGAGCTTGAAAGTACCGGTAAAACTCTGTCCGGAAGCAGGGAATTCCTGGAGCTTTTAAAAAAGTATCTTGAATCTCCAGAGGAACCGGGACTCCAAAGCGGTCTTCTCCTTGCCCTGGGGCAGAGTTCCTGGCCAAACAATTATATTGAACATATGTATCTTCTTTCAGATAATCCTCCCTCTATTCTCTCATCCGACCCGGATGAAAAGCTTCCGGATCCGGAGGGAACGGGACGTTTACTCTACCAGGCCTGGCTTGACGGCATGCAGGGCCAGACCACCTGGTCGCTGCTCCCTGCCTATGAAAATGGTGAAACGCGTCTGGCCTGCTGGAGAGCCATCCCGGGCAATAAAAATACGGAACACGCTTCCCTTGTTTCCGTGCTGAAGAACGGCTATCTTGAAAATATCATGGCTGGTCTGCGCGGCCGGGAAGGAAGCCTGAATGTGATCGGCTCCTATCAGGGGCGGCTTCTCTACTGCGACGCCTCGGATGACGGCTCCATTATGCCGGATGAAATGCTGGCAGAGAATCCTCTGTTCAGGGAAGCCTACTCCAAAACGGAAAATACGGGCAGCTATTTTGCCGTAGCCGATGGGCGGCGATGGCTGGTGGGCTTCTATACCTCTCTTGAGGACGGCTGGAAATACATGTGCGCAGTCCCGGAACAGCAGATTTATACGGGCATTGCAGACCGAAAATTTATCGGTATCCTGTTTATTTCCGGTCTGGCCGGTGTTCTGCTCGGCTCCTTGATCCTCTATTTTCTGGTAGTCCGGCCGCTTGGAAAACTGCAGAAAAAAATGGAACTGATGGAGAAAGGACAGCTTGAACCCCTCGGCTTTTCCGGAGGGAAAAATGAAATCGGCCTTGTGCTGCGCGCCTACGACCATATGATCATCCGGCTGAAAAAGCTGATCGATGAGGTCTATGTGCAGCAGCTCCTCCGCAAACAGGCGGAACTTTCTTCCCTCCAGTCCCAGATGGACGAACACTTTTTGTACAATACCCTGAACACGATTTACTGCAAGGCCGATGAAGAGAAGGCAAATGTTTCCGCTGCCATGATTTTGAAGCTGTCCCAGTATTTCCGCCTGAATCTGGCCAGGGGGCAGGAAAAAATCCCTCTGAATGAGATCCTTGAAATGCTCCGTGCCTACCTGCAGATCCAGCAGATGCGTTACGGACAGGCCATGGAATGCCGGATAGAAACCTTTCCCGATATGGACTCCTATCTCTCATTAAAGCAATTGTACCAGCCAATCGTAGAAAACGCCATTGTCCACGGTTTTGAAAAGAAACCCGGAAACCACTGCCTCCGGATCCGTTTCCAAAAAACAGGTACGAGACTCCGCTTCACCGTGCAGGATGACGGAATCGGCATGTCGGATGAAACGTGCCGGGAGGTGCTCTCTGAAATGGCCGTCTTCGATCATGTCCGCGGTAAAGGGTATGCCCTGCGCAATATCAGGGAACAGATCCGAATCACCTACGGGGAGGATTACGGCATTTCAATGGAAAGCCGGCCGGGACAGGGAACCACCGTGATATTAGAAGTACCGCTTGAAAGGAGAAACAAATGCAGCGAGAATATACAATGA
- a CDS encoding response regulator → MQREYTMIVVDDEPAARKYALQQIEWKRLGITALYEAENGLDALRLMETAKPDIMILDIRMPGMDGVMLLEEICRRKYDIAVIGLSGYSDFEAARRMLSSGRVVEYLLKPASADALFEAATRCLEKIGEREQMELLRNGLQNHFSPSPLPPDEEESGCEYPGSSEELPPEVSGRKSAIVRLAKEYIQLHYGERLSLEQVAAQVYINPSYLSRIFTEVEGTGFNKYLQKLRVDKAKELLRDPGYKVYEVADLVGYPNFQHFLKIFKKLENTTPSKYRENAMWLIGQ, encoded by the coding sequence ATGCAGCGAGAATATACAATGATCGTCGTGGACGACGAACCTGCCGCCAGAAAATATGCATTACAGCAGATTGAATGGAAACGCCTGGGAATTACAGCGCTTTACGAGGCCGAAAACGGTCTGGATGCTCTTCGGCTCATGGAAACAGCCAAACCGGATATCATGATCCTTGATATCCGGATGCCGGGTATGGACGGAGTCATGCTCTTAGAGGAAATCTGCCGGAGAAAATACGATATTGCCGTGATAGGGCTCAGCGGATACAGTGATTTCGAAGCCGCCCGCAGGATGCTCTCCAGCGGCCGAGTCGTCGAATACCTGCTCAAACCGGCCTCCGCCGACGCACTGTTTGAAGCAGCGACAAGATGTCTGGAAAAAATCGGGGAACGGGAACAGATGGAACTGCTTCGAAACGGCCTTCAAAACCATTTCTCTCCTTCTCCATTGCCGCCGGATGAGGAGGAGTCCGGCTGTGAATACCCCGGCTCTTCAGAGGAACTGCCGCCGGAGGTAAGCGGCCGCAAAAGCGCAATTGTCCGCCTGGCCAAAGAATATATCCAGCTTCACTATGGAGAACGGCTTTCCCTGGAACAGGTGGCGGCCCAGGTCTACATTAACCCCTCCTATCTGTCCCGGATCTTCACCGAGGTGGAGGGGACCGGTTTTAATAAGTACCTTCAGAAGTTGAGGGTCGATAAGGCGAAAGAACTGCTCCGCGATCCCGGCTATAAAGTGTACGAGGTGGCGGATCTGGTCGGATATCCGAATTTCCAGCACTTTTTGAAAATCTTTAAAAAGCTTGAAAATACGACTCCCAGTAAATACCGTGAAAACGCCATGTGGCTGATCGGACAGTAA
- a CDS encoding sugar ABC transporter substrate-binding protein, whose amino-acid sequence MKKTNFKISKIRPAFHNTFFIAVILSLLLPTGCSRAGEELKELPAVKKDHYTIGVSMPTTRLAYRKAMKELVEKAYPGTGGNLRAEILLCDADGSQKRQNQDILNMADSGVDGIVLIPNTMEGCLSSVEYANTKGIPVITVDNRIRSSPSARVVSFVGADHYSMGKEAALLFLQILEERFPDKEEWNVIQLTGIPDSSGTIDRGQAIADVLAGSSRIHVLGEYDGEFTIKNAKSVMEDCLRIYDNIDGVICQNDNMAEGCYQALREAGADGQIAVVGIDGQKSTLKIMAEGGIHGTVLQHPSMILDGIEYLCDYLDGKTLDEFYYEPTDTITVDNADFYLEHDLSW is encoded by the coding sequence ATGAAAAAGACAAATTTTAAAATCAGCAAAATCAGGCCTGCTTTTCATAACACATTTTTCATAGCGGTAATCCTGTCTCTTCTGCTGCCCACAGGGTGCAGCCGGGCCGGGGAAGAACTGAAGGAACTTCCGGCTGTAAAAAAAGACCATTATACAATCGGAGTCAGCATGCCCACCACCCGGCTTGCTTACCGGAAGGCAATGAAAGAGCTTGTGGAAAAGGCATATCCGGGAACAGGAGGCAATCTCCGGGCAGAGATTCTTCTATGCGATGCAGACGGAAGCCAGAAACGGCAGAACCAGGATATCCTGAACATGGCGGACAGCGGCGTAGACGGAATTGTACTCATTCCGAACACAATGGAGGGCTGCCTCTCCTCCGTCGAATACGCAAATACAAAGGGTATCCCTGTTATCACCGTGGATAACCGCATCCGAAGCTCCCCCTCCGCCCGGGTCGTAAGTTTTGTGGGAGCCGATCACTACTCCATGGGAAAAGAAGCCGCCCTTCTATTTTTACAGATACTGGAGGAGCGTTTTCCCGATAAAGAGGAGTGGAATGTCATCCAGCTCACTGGAATTCCGGATTCCTCGGGTACAATCGACCGCGGCCAGGCCATTGCGGATGTACTTGCCGGAAGCAGCCGGATTCATGTTCTCGGTGAATATGACGGTGAGTTTACCATAAAAAATGCAAAAAGCGTGATGGAGGACTGCCTCCGGATTTACGATAACATAGACGGCGTCATCTGCCAGAACGACAATATGGCGGAAGGATGTTACCAGGCGCTCCGCGAAGCCGGGGCAGACGGCCAAATCGCAGTCGTAGGCATCGACGGCCAGAAAAGCACGCTCAAAATCATGGCAGAGGGAGGCATCCATGGGACTGTCCTGCAGCATCCGTCCATGATTCTCGATGGAATTGAATATCTCTGCGACTATCTGGACGGAAAAACCTTAGACGAATTTTATTATGAACCCACCGATACCATCACGGTGGACAACGCAGATTTTTATCTGGAACATGATCTTTCGTGGTGA